From a single Brassica rapa cultivar Chiifu-401-42 chromosome A01, CAAS_Brap_v3.01, whole genome shotgun sequence genomic region:
- the LOC103873020 gene encoding AP-2 complex subunit alpha-2, producing MSGMRGLSVFISDIRNCQNKEAERLRVDKELGNIRTCFKNDKGLTPYKKKKYVWKMLYIHMLGYDVDFGHMEAVSLISAPKYPEKQVGYIVTSCLLNENHDFLRLAINAVRNDIIGRNETYQCLALTLVGNIGGREFAESLAPDVQKLLISSSCRPLVRKKAALCLLRLFRKNPDVVNADGWADRMAQLLDERDLGVLTSSMSLLVSLVSNDYEGYSSCLPKCVKILERLARNQDVPQEYTYYGIPSPWLQVKTMRALQYFPTIEDPSTRRSLFEVLQRILMGTDVVKNVNKNNASHAVLFEALSLVMHLNAEKEMMSQCVALLGKFISVREPNIRYLGLENMTRMLMITDAQDIIKKHQPQIITSLKDPDISIRRRALDLLYGMCDVSNAKGIVEELLQYLSTAEFSMREELSLKAAILAEKFAPDLSWYVDVILQLIDNAGDFVSDDIWFRVVQFVTNNEDLQPYAASKVREYMDKIAIHETMVKVSAYILGEYGHLLARRPGCSARELFGILHEKLPTVSSPTIPLLLSTYAKLLMHAQPPDIELQKQIWNVFKKYESSIDVEIQQRAVEYFELSKKGAALMDVLAEMPKFPERQSSLIKKVEDVEDTADQSAIKLRAQQLPSNALVLADPQPVNGTPPPLKVPSISGIKLDHESASQTQSQPNGDLSKVQSQIPSADLLGEMVDPLAIEAPPVDMGSHQRVYREEDGIPDEVDGTAIVPIGDQANKVEPIGNITERFNALCLKDSGVLYEDPYIQIGVKAEWRGHHGRLVLFLGNKVTSPLTSVQALILPPAHLKLELSLVPDTIPPRAQVQCPLEVMNIRPSRDVAVLDFSYKFGTSMVSAKLRLPAVLNKFLQPLQLTSEEFFPQWRSLSGPPLKLQEVVRGVRPLSLPEMENLFNSFRVTICPGLDPNPNNLVASTTFYSENTRPMLCLARIETDPADRTQLRLTVASGDSTLTFELKEFIKEQLIAIPMGSRALVPAVPVPAAPLAQPPSPAVDANDPGAMLAGLL from the exons ATGAGCGGGATGAGAGGTCTCTCCGTCTTCATAAGCGACATCCGAAATTGCCAGAACAAGGAAGCCGAGCGTCTCCGCGTCGACAAGGAGCTCGGTAACATCCGTACATGCTTCAAAAACGACAAG GGCTTGACACcatataagaagaagaagtatgTGTGGAAAATGCTTTATATACATATGCTCGGTTACGATGTTGATTTTGGTCATATGGAGGCGGTTTCTCTTATATCTGCGCCAAAGTATCCTGAGAAGCAG GTTGGTTACATTGTCACATCGTGCTTGCTCAATGagaatcatgattttttgaggTTGGCAATAAATGCAGTCCGAAACGACATTATTGGACGGAATGAGACTTATCAATGCCTTGCATTGACTTTG GTTGGAAATATTGGTGGACGAGAATTTGCAGAGTCGTTGGCACCTGATGTTCAAAAGTTACTA ATTTCTAGCAGTTGCAGGCCTCTTGTAAGGAAAAAGGCTGCACTTTGCCTGCTACGGTTGTTCAGGAAAAATCCTGACGTTGTCAACGCTGATGGCTG GGCAGATCGTATGGCGCAACTGTTGGATGAACGTGATCTTGGTGTCTTGACATCTTCGATGAGTCTTCTGGTATCTTTGGTATCCAATGACTATGAGGGGTACTCGAGTTGTCTACCCAAATGTGTCAAAATATTAGAACGCCTTGCTAGGAATCAGGATGTTCCTCAGGAGTACACATACTATGGTATCCCATCTCCTTGGCTCCAG GTGAAAACGATGAGGGCTCTTCAGTATTTTCCAACAATTGAAGACCCCAGCACTAGAAGATCCCTTTTCGAG GTCCTACAACGGATACTGATGGGGACAGATGTTGTTAAAAATGTGAACAAGAACAATGCGTCTCACGCTGTGCTCTTTGAAGCTCTATCTTTG GTCATGCATCTCAATGCTGAGAAGGAAATGATGTCACAGTGTGTTGCTCTCCTAGGAAAATTTATTTCTGTACGTGAGCCCAACATCAGATATCTAGGCTTG GAGAATATGACACGAATGCTGATGATCACAGATGCCCAAGATATCATAAAGAAGCACCAGCCTCAGATAATCACCTCTTTGAAGGACCCTGATATAAg TATTCGTAGGCGAGCTCTTGATCTGCTTTATGGAATGTGTGATGTGTCAAATGCAAAGGGTATAGTCGAAGAGCTGTTACAG TATCTTAGCACTGCTGAGTTCTCCATGCGTGAGGAATTATCACTTAAAGCTGCTATTCTCGCTGAGAAATTTGCTCCTGATCTATCTTG GTATGTAGATGTGATCCTTCAGTTGATTGATAACGCGGGAGATTTTGTTAGTGATGACATTTGGTTTCGTGTGGTGCAATTTGTTACAAATAATGAAGACCTGCAG CCTTATGCAGCATCAAAAGTAAGAGAATATATGGACAAGATTGCGATACATGAGACAATGGTGAAG GTCAGTGCTTATATTTTGGGGGAGTATGGTCACCTTCTTGCTAGACGACCTGGATGTAGTGCAAGAGAGCTCTTTGGCATTTTACATGAGAAGCTTCCCACTGTATC GAGTCCAACCATTCCTCTTCTTCTCTCGACATATGCAAAGCTTCTTATGCACGCTCAACCTCCAGATATAGAATTGCAAAAGCAGATTTGGAATGTATTTAAGAA ATATGAGAGTAGTATTGATGTGGAGATACAACAGCGAGCAGTTGAATATTTTGAATTGAGTAAAAAAGGGGCTGCCTTGATGGATGTATTGGCCGAGATGCCAAAATTTCCTGAGCGCCAg TCATCATTGATAAAAAAGGTGGAAGATGTTGAAGATACTGCAGACCAGAGTGCGATCAAGCTTAGAGCGCAACAGCTACCTTCAAATGCTTTGGTTTTGGCTGACCCACAGCCTGTTAATGGGACACCCCCGCCTTTGAAGGTTCCAAGCATAAGTGGAATCAAA CTGGACCACGAGTCAGCATCCCAGACTCAATCTCAGCCAAATGGCGATTTGAGTAAAGTACAGTCACAAATTCCATCAGCAGATCTCCTTGGCGAGATGGTCGATCCTCTGGCAATAGAGGCTCCGCCGGTAGACATGGGGAGCCACCAACGTGTTTACAGAGAGGAGGACGGAATTCCAGATGAAGTTGATGGCACAGCCATCGTACCTATAGGTGACCAAGCAAACAAGGTTGAG CCGATTGGAAATATCACCGAGAGATTCAATGCTTTATGTTTGAAAGATAGTGGTGTCTTATATGAGGATCCTTATATTCAG ATTGGGGTGAAAGCTGAATGGCGAGGACACCATGGAAGACTTGTCCTCTTCTTGGGAAATAAAGTTACTTCTCCACTTACGTCTGTTCAAGCTCTAATACTACCCCCTGCTCATTTAAAACTGGAACTGTCTCTTGTACCTGATACCATTCCTCCTCGAGCACAG GTACAATGTCCACTCGAAGTGATGAACATCCGTCCTAGCAGGGATGTTGCGGTTTTGGATTTCTCCTACAAGTTTGGTACAAGCATG GTCAGTGCCAAATTACGCCTCCCAGCAGTCTTGAATAAGTTTCTTCAACCTCTACAGTTGACATCTGAAGAGTTCTTCCCACAATGGAGATCACTTTCAGGACCACCATTGAAACTTCAAGAAGTT GTTAGAGGTGTAAGACCTCTTTCTCTTCCGGAAATGGAAAATCTATTCAACAGTTTCCGGGTGACGATATGCCCCGGGCTT gatcccaACCCTAATAATCTAGTGGCAAGCACAACCTTCTACTCAGAAAACACAAGACCCATGCTCTGTTTG GCAAGGATTGAAACAGACCCAGCGGACAGGACCCAACTGCGGTTGACTGTAGCCTCAGGAGATTCAACCCTTACATTTGA GTTGAAAGAATTCATTAAAGAACAATTAATCGCCATCCCGATGGGCTCTCGAGCTCTGGTTCCAGCGGTGCCAGTACCAGCTGCACCTTTAGCTCAACCGCCTAGCCCAGCGGTGGATGCTAATGATCCAGGAGCTATGTTAGCGGGCTTACTTTGA
- the LOC103873000 gene encoding DDT domain-containing protein PTM, with translation MEAKVPRPRGRPRKRQKLEVDYRTPNAKLNNRGKKQVLEVEPAVPISLLGRYVLKAFGKDGAFLGKIVSYETGLYRVEYEDGDFEDMESGDLRPFLIEDSCSLEDELCLRRSKLDKLIVKKEVKKKKNHPENKGNGVKASTSEAECEDGDSESSDCEDERGSVFENDAPVLLPVDLPPSSGTVGIPEDAVVHLFSVYGFLRSFSFQLYICPFELDDFVGALKFSGPNSLLDSVHVALMRALKGHLERLSADESDLASKCLKCIDWSLLDVLTWPVYLVQYLTAMAHASGPQWNWFYKFVLEMEYYSLPVGMKLKILQILCDDIFDVVDLRSEIDAREESEIGFDPDRIATNLPESRPRRVHPRFSKTSACMEKGAVDMVPIKHGISSANASKNLGSNEVNSDMDENSDECRICGMDGTLLCCDGCPLAYHSRCIGVVKMYIPDGPWFCPECSINKKGPKIAHGTSLRGAVQFGMDPHGRLFLGTCNHLLVLNVSVNGDTAVKYYSVNDLSKVVRVLLSASSHALEYLDICKAIAQYWELPEGIIFSLRERDIGLDEAKDKVDAKVTEIKSDGANISSRNDIQTVFDLPTSALSNTRNGVIEGSSGMHEKKLAAGVTYSGLLFKPQAYNNHYTNGELAVSAAATLADLTSEEAHEPDLRKYSTAKKAASNNILVQMKAFSLVASRFFWPSPDKKEITRERCGWCHSCKLTSASKRGCMLNAAVSGATKGAMKIFSGLFPLRNGDGVLSSIAAYALYLEESLRGLTAGPFLSETLRKQWRKQVEEASTCKAVKALLLELEENICSIALSTDWFKLMDDWLIELSMFPSAPLTVVVAQKRGPGRRRQRNLAEVTAEGSEDDSFTWWRGGKLSKVILSKAVLSQSAIRKAACQGGSKKISGFSYGDASYIPKRSRRSIWKAAVESSKNISQLALQVRYLDMSIRWSELVRPEQNLQDVKGLETDANVFRNARICDKKISDTKVSYGVFFGNQKHLPSRVMKNIIEVEKTQDGNEKYWFQEARVPLYLIKEFEESLHRVPMPPTKKPSNKLSKLQKKQLKASRTDLFSYIASRRDNMEKCSCASCYHDVLLRDTTTCSSCQGFCHNECTWKSQHTNGKIEVVVTCKKCYLAKTRLPTNINHRQPTTPQLTITGRHQSIVTPVIKIKPPSQQLSSQKTQEKPSGIKQVAPASAVASNSKPKTLSCGIMWRKKNLEDTGVDFRKQNILLAGRSDKPNLEPVCGLCQKPYNPGLTYIHCTKCEKWFHTEAVKLEESQIPEVVGFKCCKCRRIRQPECPYIDPKLREQKEIKRLVFKNQKQRQGSSGLDSDSERMSEQQDSKPSTPMPATPMFPPMDAFFPEDDPLLVSVSKVEQITPTNFDLEWNTGASAPGPGPQKLPVRRQAKREDCNAEPQPMVKPEEAEQALPVVSDWDASGELLFDYEDMEFEPQTYFSLTELLTADDSNGQGEINGDKDVPVINPQGETTEEEYEEMGPCQRCSQIEPVPDLFCTVCGLLIHSHCSPWEEPLSFPGTSWSCGQCREWQ, from the exons ATGGAGGCGAAGGTTCCTCGACCAAGGGGGAGACCGAGGAAACGCCAGAAACTAGAGGTTGATTATCGAACGCCTAATGCGAAATTGAACAATCGAGGGAAGAAGCAGGTTCTGGAAGTGGAGCCGGCTGTGCCGATATCTCTTCTGGGTCGTTATGTGCTGAAAGCTTTCGGCAAAGATGGAGCTTTTCTAGGGAAGATAGTGTCTTACGAGACTGGTTTATACAGAGTGGAATACGAAGATGGTGATTTTGAGGATATGGAAAGTGGTGATCTTCGTCCTTTTCTTATTGAGGATAGTTGTAGCTTGGAAGATGAGCTATGCCTTCGAAGGAGTAAGCTAGATAAACTCATTGTGAAGAAggaggtgaagaagaaaaaaaatcacccGGAGAACAAAGGGAATGGAGTCAAGGCCTCAACTTCTGAGGCAGAATGTGAAGATGGTGATTCAGAATCCTCTGATTGTGAAGACGAGAGAGGTTCAGTTTTTGAAAATGATGCTCCTGTTCTTCTGCCTGTTGATTTACCACCTTCATCAGGAACAGTTGGTATCCCAGAGGATGCTGTGGTACATCTCTTTTCTGTGTACGGGTTCTTAAGGTCGTTCAGTTTTCAGCTGTATATCTGCCCATTTGAACTGGATGATTTTGTGGGAGCGTTGAAATTCTCAGGACCAAATTCTTTGTTGGATTCTGTTCATGTGGCCCTGATGCGGGCATTGAAGGGTCATCTTGAGAGGCTCTCCGCAGACGAGTCTGACCTGGCTTCAAAATGCTTGAA GTGCATTGATTGGAGCTTGCTCGATGTGCTAACTTGGCCTGTTTATTTGGTTCAATACTTAACTGCAATGGCGCATGCAAGTGGGCCTCAGTGGAATTGGTTTTACAAATTTGTCCTGGAAATGGAGTATTATTCTTTACCCGTTGGGATGAAATTGAAGATCCTGCAAATTCTTTGTGATGATATCTTTGATGTGGTAGATCTAAGAAGCGAAATAGATGCACGTGAAGAATCTGAAATTGGATTTGATCCTGACAGAATTGCCACCAATCTTCCTGAAAGCAGACCTAGACGGGTCCACCCCAGATTCTCTAAAACCTCAGCTTGCATGGAGAAAGGGGCTGTAGATATGGTCCCAATAAAGCATGGGATAAGCTCAGCAAACGCGTCTAAAAATTTAGGTTCAAATGAAGTTAACTCAGATATGGATGAAAACAGCGATGAATGTAGGATTTGTGGAATGGATGGGACTTTGCTTTGTTGTGATGGATGTCCTTTAGCATATCACTCACGATGCATTGGTGTGGTGAAAATGTATATACCAGACGGGCCATGGTTTTGTCCAGAGTGCTCTATCAACAAAAAGGGGCCGAAGATTGCTCATGGAACCTCACTAAGAGGAGCTGTACAGTTTGGAATGGATCCTCATGGGCGGCTCTTCTTGGGTACTTGCAATCACTTGCTGGT GCTTAACGTATCTGTCAATGGAGATACAGCTGTAAAGTACTACAGCGTCAATGACTTATCAAAAGTTGTACGAGTGCTTTTATCAGCATCAAGCCATGCGCTAGAATATCTGGATATTTGCAAAGCGATCGCCCAATACTGGGAACTTCCCGAAGGTATTATTTTCTCTTTGAGAGAAAGAGATATTGGTTTAGATGAGGCAAAGGATAAAGTGGATGCCAAGGTTACAGAGATCAAGTCCGATGGTGCAAATATTTCCAGTAGAAACGACATCCAAACTGTGTTTGACCTACCGACATCTGCTTTGAGTAATACTCGAAATGGTGTTATAGAAGGTTCAAGTGGAATGCATGAGAAGAAATTGGCTGCTGGTGTTACATACTCCGGCTTGTTATTTAAACCCCAAGCGTACAATAATCATTACACAAACGGGGAGTTGGCTGTATCGGCTGCTGCCACTTTGGCTGATCTAACATCAGAGGAAGCCCATGAACCTGATCTTCGCAAGTACAGTACTGCCAAGAAAGCTGCATCAAATAACATCTTAGTGCAGATGAAAGCATTTTCATTAGTAGCTTCACGTTTCTTCTGGCCAAGTCCTGATAAAAAGGAAATTACCAGAGAGAGGTGTGGTTGGTGTCATTCTTGCAAACTCACATCTGCAAGCAAGAGAGGATGCATGTTAAATGCAGCTGTATCGGGTGCCACTAAGGGTGCTATGAAGATCTTCAGTGGACTTTTTCCTCTAAGGAATGGGGATGGAGTGCTTTCAAGTATTGCAGCATATGCTCTATATCTAGAGGAAAGCTTGCGTGGTCTGACTGCCGGCCCATTTCTCAGTGAAACTCTCAGAAAACAGTGGCGTAAGCAGGTAGAGGAAGCCTCAACATGCAAAGCCGTAAAAGCACTCCTACTTGAA CTTGAGGAAAATATTTGCAGTATTGCTCTGTCAACCGATTGGTTTAAACTGATGGACGATTGGTTAATAGAACTCTCTATGTTCCCAAGTGCTCCGCTTACTGTTGTGGTTGCACAGAAACGTGGACCTGGTAGGAGGAGGCAAAGGAACCTCGCTGAAGTTACAGCTGAAGGTTCTGAAGATGATAGCTTTACTTGGTGGAGAGGAGGGAAGTTATCAAAAGTTATACTTTCGAAAGCAGTTTTGTCACAGTCAGCAATAAGGAAAGCAGCTTGTCAAG GCGGTTCTAAAAAGATATCTGGATTTAGTTATGGTGATGCTTCTTACATCCCTAAGAGAAGTAGACGGTCTATTTGGAAAGCTGCAGTTGAAAGTAGCAAGAACATATCTCAGCTTGCTCTTCAG GTAAGGTATCTGGATATGAGTATAAGGTGGAGTGAACTTGTAAGGCCAGAGCAAAATCTCCAGGATGTCAAAGGCCTAGAGACAGATGCCAACGTTTTTAGAAATGCTCGAATATGTGACAAAAAGATTAGTGATACCAAGGTTAGCTACGGAGTTTTCTTTGGAAATCAAAAGCATCTGCCATCACGAGTCATGAAGAACATAATCGAGGTCGAGAAAACCCAAGATGGAAATGAAAAGTATTGGTTTCAGGAAGCACGTGTTCCCTTATACCTGATCAAAGAATTTGAAGAGAGCTTGCATAGAGTACCAATGCCACCAACCAAGAAGCCATCAAATAAATTATCGAAGCTGCAGAAAAAGCAGCTGAAAGCTTCCCGCACTGACTTATTTTCATATATAGCCTCAAGGAGGGACAACATGGAGAAATGTTCTTGTGCGTCATGTTATCATGATGTTCTGCTGCG GGATACAACAACATGCAGTTCCTGCCAAG GATTTTGTCACAATGAGTGCACTTGGAAATCGCAACACACAAATGGAAAAATTGAAGTTGTAGTCACCTGCAAAAAGTGCTATCTTGCAAAAACTCGTCTTCCAACAAATATCAACCACAGACAACCGACAACACCCCAGCTCACGATCACCGGACGACATCAAAGTATAGTCACTCCAGTCATTAAGATTAAGCCTCCTAGTCAACAGTTATCATCCCAGAAAACACAGGAGAAGCCTTCTGGAATCAAACAAGTCGCTCCTGCTTCCGCTGTTGCATCCAATAGTAAACCGAAGACATTGTCCTGTGGAATCATGTGGAGGAAAAAGAACTTGGAGGACACAGGCGTTGATTTCAGGAAACAAAACATTCTCTTGGCTGGAAGATCAGATAAACCCAATCTGGAACCGGTTTGTGGGCTCTGCCAGAAGCCGTACAATCCTGGGTTGACGTATATTCACTGTACAAAATGCGAAA AGTGGTTCCACACTGAAGCTGTTAAGCTGGAGGAGTCACAAATTCCTGAAGTGGTTGGGTTCAAATGTTGCAAATGTCGTCGTATACGACAGCCTGAATGCCCTTACATCGATCCAAAACTCAGAGAACAGAAGGAGATCAAAAGATTAGTCTTCAAGAACCAGAAACAAAGGCAAGGAAGCTCCGGGTTGGATTCTGATTCGGAAAGAATGTCAGAACAACAAGACTCGAAACCTTCTACTCCTATGCCTGCTACTCCTATGTTTCCACCTATGGACGCTTTTTTCCCCGAGGATGATCCGCTTCTGGTATCAGTTTCCAAAGTTGAACAAATCACACCAACTAATTTCGATCTTGAGTGGAACACGGGTGCTTCTGCACCTGGACCTGGTCCTCAGAAGCTACCAGTGAGAAGACAAGCGAAACGAGAGGACTGTAATGCCGAGCCACAGCCTATGGTGAAACCCGAAGAAGCCGAGCAAGCTTTGCCTGTTGTCTCGGACTGGGATGCGTCTGGCGAGCTACTATTCGACTACGAGGACATGGAATTTGAACCTCAGACCTATTTCTCATTGACCGAGTTGCTAACAGCCGATGATAGCAATGGTCAGGGTGAGATCAATGGAGATAAGGATGTTCCAGTAATTAACCCTCAAGGAGAAACAACagaagaagaatatgaagagATGGGGCCATGTCAGAGATGTTCGCAGATTGAGCCAGTGCCTGATCTGTTCTGCACGGTCTGTGGATTGCTAATACATTCTCACTGCTCTCCATGGGAGGAACCATTGTCCTTCCCCGGAACTAGCTGGAGCTGTGGTCAGTGCCGTGAGTGGCAGTAG